The sequence TTTTGAATCTGGATTTTTACCCTTTATGGTAGCCAATATGCCGGTAGATGCTTTTATTTCGAAAGGAATTCCCAACGCACTAAGTTGTTGCTGAACATACTGAGATGTGGCAAATTCCTGATAACTCAATTCTGGATTGGCATGCAGATGTCTACGTATATCAATCAACGCAGGAGCAAAATCTTTAGCCAATATTTTTATTTTCTCTTTTAGCATGTATGGCGCTTAACTAAAATAATTCTTCTTCTACTGGTGTATATTCAATCGTGTCCTCAACAATATAAATTCCTTTAGGAAAAAACTTACTGATTTGTGCCCTGAACTTTTCGGCATCATCTCTTTTCAGAAAGTTACCCAGTCTAACTTTAAAATTGGGTGACTGAAAAAGCGTATAGGTTTTCTGATCAGGAAAACGGTTTAATAGTTCCGTTTTCATCTGAGTTGCATCGTCTCTTCTGGGTGTACTAATCATTTGCAAACGAAACCCCTTGTACAATCCGGCACTTGTCATCATAGCCGAACGTTTATTAGCCTGAGCCTGCTTTTGTACCAGCATATCCAGACGGGAATCTTTCTGCACAATCACGGTATCAACCGAATTAGCCAGTCCTTTACAAAGGAAGCCAATACTGGTAAGTACTATGAGTAAAATAGGTTTCATTGAATAAATATACGGTTAATATCCAGCGGGTTGCTGATTAGGTTCCCCATTTACAATAGCTACGCTGGCACTGCATCCCAGCCTGGTAGCCCCGGCAGCCACTAGTTCTGCGGCAAATGCATAATCCCTGATGCCTCCCGAAGCTTTAATTTGAACTGCTTCCGGCAAATGTAGACGGAATAATTTAACCGCTTCAATTGTTGCCCCTTTTTCTGCATAACCCGTGGAAGTTTTTAAATAATCAATGCCTGCTACCCCATATAACTCGCAGCACTTGATAATCTCCTCATTGGTGAGTATGCCGCTTTCAATAATGATTTTGATGGTTTTGTTTTTCGATTTCACTACTGGCATGATATGATTCAGTTCATTGGCCAGGTATACCCAGTCTCCATTTTTGATGGCACTAATATTAGCCACTACATCCAGCTCATCTACCCCATCAACCATGGCCAATACAATTTCGGCAAGCTTTGCTTCCACTGCAGAATATCCGAATGGGAAGCCAATAACCGTAGCCACTTTTACATGGGAACCGTCTAGAAATACTTTGGCAGTTTTTACAAAATTCGGGGGAACACAAACTGCAGCAAAACCATATTGTCTGGCTTCAGCACACAATTTTTCTATATCCG is a genomic window of Sediminibacterium sp. TEGAF015 containing:
- a CDS encoding SPOR domain-containing protein, whose amino-acid sequence is MKPILLIVLTSIGFLCKGLANSVDTVIVQKDSRLDMLVQKQAQANKRSAMMTSAGLYKGFRLQMISTPRRDDATQMKTELLNRFPDQKTYTLFQSPNFKVRLGNFLKRDDAEKFRAQISKFFPKGIYIVEDTIEYTPVEEELF
- the deoC gene encoding deoxyribose-phosphate aldolase; translated protein: MHLAPYIDHTILKPTTLIADIEKLCAEARQYGFAAVCVPPNFVKTAKVFLDGSHVKVATVIGFPFGYSAVEAKLAEIVLAMVDGVDELDVVANISAIKNGDWVYLANELNHIMPVVKSKNKTIKIIIESGILTNEEIIKCCELYGVAGIDYLKTSTGYAEKGATIEAVKLFRLHLPEAVQIKASGGIRDYAFAAELVAAGATRLGCSASVAIVNGEPNQQPAGY